AAGTTTGATGTGAGGTTATAATGCGCTGTATATTGCTTTGAATGGCTTCGGTTTGTAGCAATTCTATGCTCGCCAAAGCAGCTGTACAAGCTAGTGGATTTGCCGAATAGGTATGTCCGTGAAAAAGACCTTTCCCGATATCGTCGCTATAAAAAGCATCGTAAATATCTTGTGAACAGGTAGTTAATGCCATAGGAAGTAATCCGCCAGTAAGCGCCTTGCTTAAACACATTACGTCTGGTTTAGTTTCCATATGTAGGGAAGCGAAATGTTTACCGGTTTTACCAAACCCCGTCATCACCTCGTCGGCAACAGTTATAATGTGGTTGCTTTTACAAAATTGCAAAATAGCGTTTAAGTCATTAACATCGTGCATTTTCATGGCTGCTGCACCTTGAACCAAAGGTTCGTAAACAAACCCTGCGACTTTATGGTCTTTAGAGATTTTTTCTAATTGTGCTAAAATAGCCTCTAAATTTTCACCATTTGGAACGGGAATACGTTTCACATCGAGGAAAAATTCTTCAAACGGACCGTTATAAACCGAGAGTCCAGAAACGCTCATGGCGCCAAAGGTATCGCCGTGAAATCCATCCTCGAAAGCAATTAGAGTATTGCGTTTTTCGCCATTATTAAAATGATATTGTAGGGCCATTTTAATACCAATTTCAACCGAAGTGGAGCCGTTATCGCTAAAAAATATTTTTTGCTGATTATCGGGAAGTATGTTGATTAAAGCTTCTGATAGTTTCACGGCAGGTTCGTGTGTAAATCCGCTAAAAACCACTTGATCTAACTGTTTCATTTGTTCTGAAACCCGACTGGTTATGTAATCGTTGCAGTGTCCGTACATACAGGTGTACCACGAGGCGATAGCATCGATATATTCGTTACCATTTTCGTCGGTTAGTATACAGCCCTTTGCTTTTATAATGGCAATAGATTCGGGGTGTAATTTATGTTGGGTAAGCGGGTGCCAGAGATGTTTTTTGTCGCGTTGTTTTAGTGTCATAAGCTTCATTGTCGTCATGCTGAACTTGTTTCAGCATCTCATTATTTAATAAGGTATTTATAGTGGTATTCATATTTTAATGCGACCCTGAAACGCCATGCCTGCCGGCAGGCAGGAGTTCAGGGTGACGTTACGATGATGATCCAAAGACGTTACAAGTTAACTTTGAACTTCTCAGCATATTCCCGAATCACATTTTTATCAAAATACGGTTCTTCATCAACCCTTCCAATAACGCGAGCTTTTGTCATTTTTTTAATGATGTCTTCTGAGGTTTTATGTTCGTTTCCACTGAAAATTAGAGAGACTTCAAATCCTTTTTCCTGTAATAATTTTACGGTTAGAAGCGTGTGATTGATGCTTCCTAAATAGTGTCTAGACACCACAATAACCTTATAATTTGGTTTGATAATATCTAAAATCGTCTTTTCATCATTCAAAGGAACTAACAAACCACCAGCACCTTCAATAACCAAATGATTGTTAGTTTTTGGAGGTTTTATCTGTTTTAAATCGATTTTAACGCCATCAATTTCCGCGGAAGCGTGCGGACTCATAGGCGTGTTTAATGCATAGGCGTTAGGATGAAATTTTGTATTTGTGTTAGAGATTAGGTTTCGCACTTTTTTGGTATCGCAATGGTCTAATTCTCCAGCCTGAATGGGTTTCCAGTAATCGGCTTCCAAAGCTTCTGTTACAATGGCCGAGGCCACGGTTTTACCAACTTCGGTAGAAATGCCTGTTATGAAATAGGTGTTTGTTTTTTTCGTCATGCTGCATGTTTTTCTGTATCGCATTCATACGCCCGTGCAACGTATTGTTTATTTGATATTAAACTCCGTTTGGCACGATTCGCATCTATATTTATGTTTCATATAAAATGGAAGCGATGTAAATAAAACCCCAAAAATAAACCAGAATAATGATTTAGCATCCTTAATTGTTGAAAAGAGGGCAACTTTTTGGCTTTCGCAATTTGGACAAACGATGGTTTGGCCTTCGTCGTCTATCGAATATCTACTTATAGATTCTAAAATATGTTGTGCCTTTAGGGCCTGTTTAGATAGCACTTTTAGTTTCACACCGCCAATGGCGTTGCTCACTAGTGGATCGGTATCGATGGTTAAATTATCGGATAAAAAAACCTGTATGCCTTCGGCTTCCAAACGCCCTTTTACAATTTGGGCTTCGGTAGAGTACTGAAATCGCGCTATGGTTTTAAAACGATTGCTCATGAGGTTATCAAGAGTGCTAGTAATTTTAAAACTTCAGAAATTTGAGCTTCGGTGTTATAGGCGTGTAAACAAAATCGTAAGCGCTCTTGTCCTTTTGAAACGGTTGGAGACAAGATGGGTTTGACATCATATCCTGAATTCTGAATATGTTTGGCTATGTGTTTTACCCGGTCGTTTCCTGAAATGATACAGCAGTGTATGGCCGAATCACTTTCTATAAACAACTTTTGAAGCTGGTTTTTAATGATTTCGGACTTAAAAAACTGGATGTTTTCTTTTAGTTTCTGGCGTGTTTGAGTTTGCTCTAGTGCTGTATAACTGGCATGAATGGTAGCCAAACTGTGAGGCGGGAGTGCCGTGGTGTAAATTAAACTCCGAGAAAAATTAACCAAATACTGTTTTAAAAGGTCGCTAGCCAGAATTGCTGCACCGTGGCATCCTAAGGCTTTTCCGTAGGTTACAATTCTGGCAAACACGGCATTTTCCATGCCTAGGTGTTGTATGAGTCCGCCGCCATGTTTTCCAAAAATGCCAAGGCCGTGTGCTTCATCAAGCACTAAATAGGCCTCGTGCTTTTTACATATTTGCGATAGTTTTTCTAAATCTGGTGAATCGCCATCCATAGAAAAAACAGATTCGGTAGTGACATAAATATGTTGCTTACTTTTATAAGCTCCTTCAGTAAAGCGAAATAACAGTGTTTCTAAATCGCTTAAATCGTTATGCTTAAACTTATAGGCTTTAGCGTTGCTCATAAGTATACCATCGCGGATGGAGGCATGAATATAGGTGTCATATAAAATGATATCGCCACGTTGCGGTACACTGGCAAAAAAACCAATATTAGCATCGTAACCCGAGTTATAAATTAAGGCCGATTCACTGTTATGAAAGTTGGCCAATTGCTTTTCTACTAAGGGATATAATTTATGATTTCCTGAAAGCAATCGTGAACCAGTGGCTCCATTTTGAAGCAGATTTTGAGCTTTTAAAAACGCATGACTTTCATTAAAAATAGTTTCATTTTTTGAAAAGCCTAAATAATCATTTGATGAAAAATCAACGTATGGATTATCCGCACCAAGCTGCCTCAATGCATTTTCAGCATTGCGGTTTTCTAGTTTTTGATGTAATTTTTCAGGAAACATGCCGTAAATATACTTCTTAATTTAAGCATTCTCATAAATTATAAGACTTGATTTCTTTTCACATAATTTCTGTATTTTTGATAACCTATCACATTTAATTTATGAAAACTTCCATCTTTATTTTTCTATTTACCATATCATTTATGGGATTTGCTCAAAATAACCATATTGTGAAAACAGAAGACGGCCGACGTGTATTACTTAAAGCGGATTTTACCTGGGAATATATTGATGCCAAAGCTCCAGAACAAAACGCTATTGAAGCTGCAGTGGCTAAGACGGAAAACACCGAGGGTTGTCAGATTGCAGCCGACTTCGAAGAACCTAAATTAAATTCTAAAATACAAAATCAGCTTAAAAAAGGTAGAGCGACTATTGATCATGTTAAAGAAAAGGTTGCTAGTGATTACGAGTGCCAAGCGAGTGAAGTTATCCTGTTATGGGTTAAAGAACAGAAATCTAAAGCTGTTTACATGTTTTGTGCTAAGGGTACTAAGGTGAAATATAAACGTGTTGGTAATTCTATTATTGAAACCGGAAAGTTTTTTTAGATTATGTTTATTTTAAGTGATTTAACTTGTTTTTTAGTTTCTCACAAACAAAAATTTAAGAGGTAACTTTTGAAAATAGCGGCAGATTTATAACCAATGTTAATGCAGAGTTTATAGGTACTTAAGTTTGCTATATTAGATCAAAATGTTGTGCATTTTATCGTTCCGAAAGATTTAAAAATTGAAACTGTGTCTATTTTTAATTTGCTTGGGCAGCCTCTATATGAGCTTGAAGGGGGTAGTTGTTCTGAAACCTTTGAACTTCCTAATTTAAGTACTGTCTTTATTGCCAAAATAAAACTTTATAACGGTCAAGTTTTGACTAAAAAAGGGGTGAGCAAATATTAAGCTGTTTAGGTTTTGAAATAGTCCCGTTTGAAAATAAATATTAGGTTAAAATAACGATAGAGGCCAAAGCTCTTAATTTAAAACATACCGTAAACCTAAAAATAAGCGCCTCCCTTGGTTTGGTGCGTAAATGTAAGTGGGATCGAAAGTTAAACCATACGGGTTGTCTGGAGTTACAAGCACGTCGCCGTTATTGTCATATGCTACATCTTTATCGAAAGGGTCATGAGCTCGAGCTATAATAAACGGGTTGCCTTTGTTAGGCGTCCAATTCAATAAGTTTTTAACTCCACCATAAATTTCAAAGTTTTTTAAACCGTCAAATGTGAATTGAATGTTTTGAATGCTCCAAACAGGTGATTCGGGTAACCTAGGATCTAAATCCCCTAGGAGAGGCAAACGCATGGGGCCATAAATATTTCCTGTGTAATCTATAGTAGTTTGGTATTTGTAATTTTTATATGAAATACCCCAAGTTCCTGTAAAGTTTTCGGTTAATATTTGGCGCTGTGTGACGTTGTTGTGGGTGGTGGTAACATCTTGCAGGGTCGCCCCTAAAAGGACTTTAATACCGCTTGCTAAATTGGCGTCTAAATTAACGCTAACACCTTTGCTTTCTGCTTTTCCTTCCAAATTAGAGTAAATAATTTGATTGGGATTAGTCTCGTAGTCGGGAGCAATTAAATTAGAAAAATGGGTGTACCAGGCAGAGGCATCTAAGGTGAACAACATACCTTTTTTGCTGTAAAATTGTTGTAAATAATTTAGGTTGAAATTTACGGATTGTTCTGGGTTCAAATTTTCAGTAATAACAACATCTCTCGATCCCGTAAGTGCTGCGTGCTCTTCCGTAAATAGGTTAACAACGCGAAAACCCGTACCAGCATTGAGTCGGATAATAGCCTGGTCCGAAGGTTTAAATCGATAAGCCAA
This genomic interval from Tamlana carrageenivorans contains the following:
- a CDS encoding DUF3157 family protein; this encodes MKTSIFIFLFTISFMGFAQNNHIVKTEDGRRVLLKADFTWEYIDAKAPEQNAIEAAVAKTENTEGCQIAADFEEPKLNSKIQNQLKKGRATIDHVKEKVASDYECQASEVILLWVKEQKSKAVYMFCAKGTKVKYKRVGNSIIETGKFF
- the bioA gene encoding adenosylmethionine--8-amino-7-oxononanoate transaminase; this encodes MTLKQRDKKHLWHPLTQHKLHPESIAIIKAKGCILTDENGNEYIDAIASWYTCMYGHCNDYITSRVSEQMKQLDQVVFSGFTHEPAVKLSEALINILPDNQQKIFFSDNGSTSVEIGIKMALQYHFNNGEKRNTLIAFEDGFHGDTFGAMSVSGLSVYNGPFEEFFLDVKRIPVPNGENLEAILAQLEKISKDHKVAGFVYEPLVQGAAAMKMHDVNDLNAILQFCKSNHIITVADEVMTGFGKTGKHFASLHMETKPDVMCLSKALTGGLLPMALTTCSQDIYDAFYSDDIGKGLFHGHTYSANPLACTAALASIELLQTEAIQSNIQRIITSHQTFGEHIKKHPKVKGIRQSGVIFALDLDVEMQRYGNLRDKLFKFFMDHGVFLRPLGNTIYIQAPYVVTETQLEKIYQVIEEALDIV
- the bioD gene encoding dethiobiotin synthase, encoding MTKKTNTYFITGISTEVGKTVASAIVTEALEADYWKPIQAGELDHCDTKKVRNLISNTNTKFHPNAYALNTPMSPHASAEIDGVKIDLKQIKPPKTNNHLVIEGAGGLLVPLNDEKTILDIIKPNYKVIVVSRHYLGSINHTLLTVKLLQEKGFEVSLIFSGNEHKTSEDIIKKMTKARVIGRVDEEPYFDKNVIREYAEKFKVNL
- a CDS encoding DUF2007 domain-containing protein, which translates into the protein MSNRFKTIARFQYSTEAQIVKGRLEAEGIQVFLSDNLTIDTDPLVSNAIGGVKLKVLSKQALKAQHILESISRYSIDDEGQTIVCPNCESQKVALFSTIKDAKSLFWFIFGVLFTSLPFYMKHKYRCESCQTEFNIK
- a CDS encoding aminotransferase class I/II-fold pyridoxal phosphate-dependent enzyme, which produces MFPEKLHQKLENRNAENALRQLGADNPYVDFSSNDYLGFSKNETIFNESHAFLKAQNLLQNGATGSRLLSGNHKLYPLVEKQLANFHNSESALIYNSGYDANIGFFASVPQRGDIILYDTYIHASIRDGILMSNAKAYKFKHNDLSDLETLLFRFTEGAYKSKQHIYVTTESVFSMDGDSPDLEKLSQICKKHEAYLVLDEAHGLGIFGKHGGGLIQHLGMENAVFARIVTYGKALGCHGAAILASDLLKQYLVNFSRSLIYTTALPPHSLATIHASYTALEQTQTRQKLKENIQFFKSEIIKNQLQKLFIESDSAIHCCIISGNDRVKHIAKHIQNSGYDVKPILSPTVSKGQERLRFCLHAYNTEAQISEVLKLLALLITS